The DNA region cttgtagccatattcgggtgttcttaatgctcctaattgctttagggatattcaattaggtagtctagttagtcttcggaagaagctaatttagagtcattatccgaggctaagtaatataaactcaccattatttgtaaatcatgaagtacattggatcgttacttgagcgtagtttcccttgtatccatgcttgtggccattaatcattttacttgctttctaggttagtttacatttttgcattagttataattctctcaaacaaaaccaaaacattatccatcgtttggctttagcgtagttggtgaaaattcctacttttcctaatcgcctatatattgttctctgtgggattcgaccccgactcatagttgggtaaattatatttgcatacgaccgtgcccattctaattaatagggtggatttggacgttatcagagcTGTAAAGTTATACTTTGGtaaataaaatatctttaattacccaaagtaaaataaaataaggaaGATGACTTTTCTAACGGGAATAAGAAAAACAAATTTCATAAGTGACATTTTAAGTTCGTTGTCTCCTTCCCACCTTCTAATGTCCCTAACCCCACCCCTAGATCACCACCGGACCTCACCTCTCTACCCCATCCCATCTCTATAATGTTTTCCTATATTATGTTTAAATATTTTTGGGATTACATCTTTTTGCCTACTTATCAAtattaaaaacaaataaaaaattactTATTTTCCACAACTACTTATAATTATTGTGTGTAATTGCTACTTTAAATATTTTTAAGGTATTTATCTCATCCACCGTTAATTTGTTGATGCACCGCACATCATATTTTTCTTTAAAGAAAATCAAACCTGCTTTTTTATgtgtttagttaaaaaaaaatggtacGAAATATTTAATCACTTAATTAAGGTATTTTTATGGATATGATTTTTCTTCAAAAGTAGATTTATTTCAGTTCCGATTTTGATTTGAACTTTAATTCCTTTGCACGCACAAGCCAttttgttataaaaaaaaaactttcgtataatttgtattaattttttttttatctttttttttctttctatgaaAGAGGTTAGTGCAGTGACTTTTAGTAGATTagtgtataaaatattttaaagaaTTAATCAATTAACATCTTTTAAAGAAAAAAAGGACAAGaacctttaattttattttaaaatttgttTTGAGCAATTACATTAGGGGATGAAGAAGAGGGAATAGGAGAAGAGGTTATACTATAAAACTAATGTTGGTAATTGCATATTTGTATGAGGTTATATATTTTTCGTGTTGAATTGAGTATAATCCTCGTGTAATtagttcttttttattttattttcatgaactcaatagaatattttatGGAAAATTTATTTGTTGGCTTTACAATATCTATAGTGCATTACAAATACTAAAGATAGAAATTATTGGATGATGTCATATAGCTTTGAAAATAAAGGTATCATCATAAGTCCAAATCGAATTGACCTTAGAATTTTTTGTTTGGTTCGCtaagaattaatttttttaagCATAAAGTTTATATGAGGAACTAATTAAATTGATTCTTAAGGTTCATTCTAATGACTTTAGGATTTTATTTAAAAACTAAGCTTAAATCACCAAATTTAGCCTAAACCCTTGACATATAAAATAATGAGTGAAAACCTAATAGATATATAAAAAATCTATTTCTCTATCTATAACTAAAACTCACATGCTCACAAATTTATAAAAATGTTGAGTTGCAACTATCGTATTTTATCATTTAGTTTGTATAATATCGAGTCACTTGTGTCTCTTTGGTATTCGTTAATTTTCCTGCTAAACTTGCTTTCTCATAAATAATTATTTCCTTAAAACTTATCTAATTATTTGACTAAGAGAATTTAATAATTATGAAAAATTGTAAGCAAAACATGATTAATGTGATActacattaaattaattatgcaataaaaaaattataacatATATTATACTTTTTTATTCTCATTTACTTTTTTAATTTAATGAAAATTAGTTTTACATCTTGAATTTGGACTCGGGCTAATTAGCACAGACTTCCTGCAAGTAGTACTTCTATATGTCCTAATTAATAGAACAACAAAatgaattttgaaaaagaaaaggagaagctATTGTGATGTCTAGAAGGGCGGAAGCAAAAAATCGCTTATATCAAAGTTTTTCAATAGTAACTTAGCTTAATAGCTTAATGGGTAAAAATCATTTTCACCCTCCCCCATCCCACCgcctttgctttaaaaatcaaattcacccccccccccccccccccccttcctttATCCAATGCAATTACTATTTCAGCCTTGCTTTTTTCAAtcatacatttttatattatatatgatatttattttttagtCTAGGTATTTATAAATTCCTTTTTAAGTTCATTAATATTATAGATAGaataatatttttatgaatttgtaacaaaatctaatgctattttatgattattattttaatATCATATGCTGTAagtatgtatctatgtatatgtgtgtatatgtaaatttcacttctctcttattgtcttgttcatatatataaaCAAGTTTTGTTTGTAACTAATGGAATATTTCTTAAATTCTAATAAAATTCATTTACAGTATAAATAaatcatttttaaaaatttgCCTCTATTTTTAGTTGTTTTTGAATTACATGCATagatatatgtttataaaatTATTATGATTTGTTATTTTGCACttgtataaataaatattaaagttatgattatttttaataaaataatttttttatttattctgctaatttattttactaagaacatcattaacttatatattcaattagtatttctcacttttttcTTCTCCTAgaagataatatttattttttataggaaatttgttacataaattaagaaaatgaaaaatatcatgattataaagaagtaaaaaaatAAGACAAAAGTTATAACgtaagggtaaaatagacattTAAAAAGTCTAATAGGATAAAAGGGGGAGGATGTCTATTATTCAACGTTGAGAAAAAGTTTAATTTTTAATGCATAGTTGGgggtgtaaatgattttcacccctAGATTAATTAACACTCATCCTGCTGTGGTGTTGTTTGATACTCATGATCACTACAATTAGAAGATATCATAGTTAAAACGCCTTACAATACATGGAAGTTTTATACGGAAAGAAACATTATCTTGTGGTATCTGATTATCTTGTGGTAGATGTGTCGattgcattattttattttatattattgtttttccatgccgctttgaatttcttaattttatctgacttttttttatgcttttatgtttttcttgagccgagggtctttcggaaaccgccgtcctaccttggtagaaGTAAGGTCTACACACACTCTACCCTCTcaagaccccacgatgtgggatttcactgggttgttgttgtaaaCATTAAGATAACTATAAGTTTATATAATAAAATGTCAAAATTTGGCAACATTTAAAGGTGCCTATTCTAAAGGTGCTGGACAAATTAATATCGTGTAGTTGAAATTTCCCATTGTATCTTTTTGCTTCTTCAAAGTCTTATAATACCATTTCTTGAACTTGGGACATTTATTGTACGTTGAGTATAAATTTTAATTGATCCTTATTTACGCATTATTAGATGGTTTCCATGGTTGACAAAGTGAAGGCTAGCTATTCTTCACCAAACAATTGGGTGTTCAATGAAATTAGTTCAATTTGTTCATGAACTTTGTTTTCAAAATATCATTTAATGCGTGTAGCTTATATGATATTTGTGCGGcgacaaaaaaaaaagtagataGTTCTTCCCGTTCGCATAAATATTGGTTGATAGAATTACACGGTACATATACTGGTAATGGGGAGCAAGAattttcactaagagtatttaaAGTATAAAGAAGCAAACATACGAGAAGTTAAGAGGATGCAACACCCACTATATATACGTAAAAAATAAATTTGACCTTGTATATATAATGTAACTTTTCGTCAAAGGGAATTGGGTTAAACCCTCTTCCGGTACCATAACTCATCCCATGGTGATAAGAAGTAACATGTAGATAAATACTAGTCCTCGCCCGATGATTACACCAACGTCAATGAATGCAAGACATGTGTCTTTCATACCTTAATCGTTAACAAATTATTTTGTATTTGCCATTGTTTTTAATGAGCTCCGGCGTGCAATGAATGAATTCCATgctcccaaattcttcaaaacaaatGTTCAAATTTACCCTTAACTTTTGATCATCATGTAAAGTTAAAGCACCAACAGGATCAAGGTAAAAAACGATTTGTTTCCTAACGGCACATGTACTATTAGACCAAAATGGAGGATAATAAATAATTTCAAATAAAGCATGAATAAATTCaacttttttttctctctccatAGAAATAAAATGAGGAATTGAAATTTTGAGCAATTTTTTCTCGAAAGCTTCATGTGACTATTGTCGCCAAATGGTCCTATTTCCATAAGTGGGGTTTTGACAGTTTTATCAGTCTTAAAGTACACCaaacaaaaaaatgaattttggtaaaaataaaaacggaaaagggctaaaattacttctgaactttgaaaaatagtttattcataccctTCATTAtattttagggccaattatacccttatagttatactatagggtcaattatactcttatgtctaaatgttgccacgtggcatcatctaagcccttaaaaattattttaccctcaaatatttttttacccactaaaataactcaaaacgacccgatttttttcagcaaaaataatacggagttatttttatattttttttctggaaaaattatccgtattatttttgctgaaattttttttttagtcgttttgagttattttagtgggtaaaaaaatatttgagggtaaaataatttttaagaGCTGAGATGATAccacgtggcagcagttagacGTAAGaatataattgaccctaaagtataacgaaagaTATGAACAaactattttttaaagttcagaGATAATTTTGACTTTTTTTCgaaataaaaataaacaaagagaGAAAGGATGTGATAGGTGAAATTGATTGGTTGGGACTTGTGAAGTGAGATTTTTATGGAATGGATAAGTTGCAAATTGTGCTGAAGTATGGAGTATCTCATTGATAATGCaaccaaaaaataattaattattgtCCTTGGTTTATTCCCACATTAACATATCAGTTTCACAACTTGTTCTCATTCAGCTTTTCTGATTCCTTGTCAGTTTTTTTTTACATAACCTAATTAGAGTATAGGGCCTTGAATATATACTTAGAAAAATATTTACAGTATTAATTAATTTTGAATATTTCTTCTTCAAGTGTTCATACATGTCACATAGAAACAAAACATTCTTTTTCATTATCAAGGGAATACTACATACGCGGCTTAATCAGAAATTTTGTGTTCGAGCATGTATTCTTAATTCAATTTATCACTCAATTATAAAAAATGATATGATTTGATGTATTAATCGTGTTCGAATAGATTATTacaagaacaaaattttaaaCATCATGGGATTTACACTTTTGTGAATTGAGCAAGGCCTCATTGGGCACAGGGcgtttttcttgaaatttattttatggacttatgtattattatagaAAAATCACATTTATGGAAAAATATAAAAGCAAATTGGAGATTAAGTAAAGGTGTAAAAAAGTAAGATAAATAAGTAAATTAATATTTGCCCATATGGGTTTTCTGTCTGCCAAGCCTGCTGCACATGATTGGCATGTGCTGAGATCCTTTAAATGAActcttttttaaatatatatatatataaatgaaaaaaGTTAGTTGATTCTTTTATCCCAAGAACCTGATGTCTATGATCTATCAGTGTCCCAATAACCTTTTTGACATTCTTTCAATAACCTTTTTGACATTCTTTCTTAATTTGTACTTTAAATTGAAGACAATGCCCAACAAGTTAGGAACACTCCATGATACTCTGTATTGAGAGGATAATTATTATTTCATCCTTAATAAAAAGCATCGATATCATGACTTACACCTATAGCACACATAATCAATTCTGCCCGATAGAGCTCGTGAATTTATCCTTCAAATTACACCATTGATCATCGAGTTGTGATTTTGTCTAAGATGTAACATGCATCCCTTCTCTAAAAAGACCCTTCAAAGTAAGAGTTTCGGACCTGAATTCAAATTAATCAAACATCAAAATAAGTAACGAACACGGAGTGAAAACAAAAAATGAGTTAGCAATTTGAAATAGAGTAGTTTAATGTACCTTATTAGTTAATTAAAATGACAAAATAAAGAAAGAAGTATAAAGTGGTTTAAGTATAATATGGGAAAAGGTATCAGTGCACAAAAAGCCTACAAACTTAGCTTTTCGAGACCTTGATTAGTGCAGTGCTAATTTTTAAAGACTCTCTTTTTGAGTGGATAAAGTATGACAACACTGTTTTATTTTTTCTGAGCTGGAAATTTTCTTTTCCTTACACTTTTTAGCATATATGGTTTCTTTCTTGATAGATTATAAATAAATCCCCATTTTAATTTAGTTCCCTTTATATGATAATTGAAAAGGCAAAAGGGCTgagtaagtttcatgattataaATATCTTCAATTATACATTCAATAATATACTTGAAAAATTATAAATTAagttagaaaaaaaattattctccTTATACTATAATTCTATTTTCAGATAATTTCCCGAAAGAATTTTTTATTACAAAGTTTACAATTCATTCCTTTGAtccaaatcattttttttttggacaaagaCTGCGATTTATTTATTTCTCGCTCACTGTATTTACACAATGAATTTTAATTTCAATTAATATGATCTACTTTTCTGGTGAAACAAGCAAAAGATTTCATGATTCATCCTCTTTGTTTTAATTTATGCCAATGTCAAAAACAAAATTTTATATTTTCATTACTCAAACTACACTCTTCATTCGTCATACAAAAGACTTTTGACTAATGAATCCGTTTTGTAGACTATTTTAATTATAATGAATGTGTACATGAACTTTCAAAGTATTTATACGCTTCTATTCTCTTTTCTCGAAATAAATTATTGAGTGTCAAAGagaattttatattttaaaacatGTATTTTTCACCACAAAATTCCAGGAATGTGTAGTTTTTGACGAATATAAAAAATATGCAAAATGCATACGATACGAGCAAGCAATTTTACGTCATAAGTTAACTGAGGTAACGAACAATCTAGTAGTGATGTTAGCTCAAATTATTTTATGAGTCTCATTTCTAAAGTGCGATTTGAGCCAAAATTACTAGTAAATAGCTCGTTCATTTAAGACGCATGCAAATGACATTTCATCTATGGGTTTTACATATTTTTGGTATTCTAAAAGAGAAAAACTACATATTTTTACAATTTTTCGATCAAAAGCACACATTTTGgaaaaattcaaaaatatttGTAATGTGATATTCAATCCACTGATGATATTATCTGTTTGAACCTAAGTTGAGAATTTAAGTTTTTTACTTTCATGATCTGGTACCAACCTGTAAAATTCtgtttgtatatgtatttattcattttattttgaaaaatgttGCTTCACCTTTCCCCAAGTAGTGAAAAGTCTTGGAATTCTAGTTAGTGCTACTTTTCACAGTATCACACCTTTTTCTCCATTCATCCCTTTTTAGACCACATTTTATAATGTTGAGATCCTCATCATCTGACGATATTATTGTGATTAAAATATGTTTCATCTTTTATATATAGTACTACTTAGATAATCCTCTCTAATTAGCAAGatcttatttgttttttttaacaAACTTCAACTCCAAGTTTAATAACTTGCGTATGGAGCTGTCTTCATCAGCCAATCCCCTATTCTGTTGCGAGTTATTTTATGCTAAATACTCGTTGGTTTATTCATctacttcttttttcttttttttttctattcttgTCTTTCATGTTCAGATGGTGAGGAGCGAGGACATGGGCTTTCAGTTTTGTACTTACTTTGATCAGTCAAAAGATTTCCTTAGCAAAACCAAGTCGTTCTGTACTAATTCATCATGATTTGGCTAGTTTTACATTGGATTTCAGTCTACTGAAACCCTTAACCATGTATGGGACAAGGAATGTGAGCAAGCTCATGCAACATCAAAAACAACTTGAAGAATCTTCAACACAACTTTCATGGCTGAAACGCTAGTTCTTGCACACACCTAAGTCATAAGATGAAACCTTCAAGTCATTTAAGAATTGTTTAGGGTAGTTCTGCTTAGTTTAAATGAAAGACCATAGCTGAAGGTATTTAATATTGCAATGGAACATAGATTATGATATCATGATGAAGCTTCTCAGTAAGAACACAATCAGCAACttcttttaattaaaaaaaaagaagaagaagaagaagaagaagaagaagaagtcaaTTTGTGTGCAAATATGCAAGAAACAAATATGATAATGACTAAGGAGTGAACAATCTAGAAACTTACGAGGAAAGATAAGAGTTGAAACCCTCAACATCATTCTTTGTGGGCATAACTGATGCGAATATTTCTGCCATCCAATAACTAAGAAGCATAATAAACAAAACCGCAAGAGTGAATATAAGAATATAAGTAGCATTTAGAATCATTTCTACACTTACTTGACCGTCCATTTCCTTCAAGGCCTTGGTAGCTGCAGTTTCAGAAGTGAACTTCACGAACCCATATCCTTTGGATTTTCCACTTTTATGATTACATATTACTTTCACTGAAAAAGGGTGAGCTTTATACCTCCATTGAAAAAACAAAGTCAAAAGAACAAAGAGAAGTACTGTCATCTGTAATTACCTTCAATTGTTTCACCATGTTGCTCAAAAGCTTGTTTGAGAACAGGTTCATTGGTATCATAACAAAGCcctgaaagaaaaagaaattcatgAAAGGACTAGGGTTATAACTCAAACTGACTAGTTTTTACCCGAGATATCTTGTTAACATATATCCAAAATGACTGCTCCTTGATATTGTCATTCAGTTCAGAATGAAATGCTCAATTCGATTTAATCTTAAATGTAATCATAATTGAGTTTTTGTTTCTCTACACATGAATTTTGCACATATCTCCAAGCAAGCAACAGCAAGACACTCATCCAACATAGATTGAAGGTTGGTCGACTGAACACCCTTCTTCGGGGAATGACAATGTATGCTCCAAAAATTATATTGCATATACAagtcaaaatacatatatatttaatCTTGAATACACACTTGGCAAAATTTGTGAATTCGCCACTGCATCCAACAGTGATAAACATTTGACCGGAAATATCCATGTAATAATATGTGACTGCTAATTCTTCATCAACCCCAATTCTAG from Lycium barbarum isolate Lr01 chromosome 10, ASM1917538v2, whole genome shotgun sequence includes:
- the LOC132613422 gene encoding glycine-rich RNA-binding protein 4, mitochondrial-like codes for the protein MRSHVQILVAQSLGNFFPYVQVSVDRVIRYLCWWEVVKSFHEFLFLSGLCYDTNEPVLKQAFEQHGETIEVKVICNHKSGKSKGYGFVKFTSETAATKALKEMDGQLLDGRNIRISYAHKE